The proteins below are encoded in one region of Bacilli bacterium:
- a CDS encoding flavodoxin: MCEKSIIIYTSITGNTKEMADKIAEGMREAGAEPVMKDVLMADAEEVLQYDCVLLGSFTWGEGDLPDDFEDFYDDLCELDLTGKKAAAFGSCDSTYEHFGGAVDLLTKKLRELGADVVLDGLKVELRPSEKDKETCRAFGRAFVEKGSVPA, from the coding sequence GTGTGTGAAAAAAGTATCATTATTTACACCAGCATAACCGGAAACACAAAGGAAATGGCCGACAAAATCGCCGAAGGAATGCGGGAGGCCGGGGCGGAACCGGTCATGAAAGACGTTTTAATGGCTGATGCGGAAGAGGTGCTGCAATACGACTGTGTTTTGCTTGGCTCATTTACGTGGGGGGAAGGCGATCTTCCCGACGATTTCGAGGATTTTTACGATGATCTGTGCGAACTGGATCTGACGGGCAAGAAGGCGGCCGCTTTTGGCTCGTGCGATTCGACGTACGAGCATTTTGGCGGGGCGGTTGACCTGTTAACGAAAAAACTGCGCGAACTTGGCGCCGATGTCGTACTGGACGGATTGAAAGTGGAACTGCGCCCGTCGGAAAAAGACAAGGAGACATGCCGCGCCTTCGGGCGGGCATTTGTGGAGAAAGGAAGTGTGCCGGCGTGA
- a CDS encoding MFS transporter, translating to MLRFGMLMDKATRSNFRFELAASVLFSFFNVVFNQFYVPVAILQGASDFQVGLLMASPAIGLLFSPLWANFSEYGNPKYFVIFPNLAARLLLMLPALFISPWMFVAVALLFQLFMGIQAPAYAALIPRIYPAELRGRLMGNVRVAAVAFMIPLAYIVGKWIDVSGPSGPFLFAAVTGAASVLLFFPMKEIIPTDRPKRKTREKLRQKLADVKKNKPLVFYLAATMLTGFGNTVAAPLYQIMQVDKLHLSSLEIGYTRVTYYVCLLLAYLALGWVIDKFSAQRALFIGYGACSSIPLLYGLIGNYPAVLVGCGLQGFSDATWDIVAMANIFRLAPGKEASVFGIYLLLFGFRGTIGPLLSTGLTHTVSLPVILLAAAALCWSGFFLLFKNEKKLPRTASFGV from the coding sequence ATGCTACGGTTTGGCATGCTGATGGATAAAGCGACACGGTCCAATTTTCGGTTTGAACTTGCGGCAAGCGTTCTGTTCAGCTTTTTTAACGTTGTGTTCAATCAATTTTACGTACCTGTCGCGATTCTGCAAGGCGCATCCGACTTTCAGGTCGGATTATTGATGGCGTCGCCGGCGATCGGATTGTTGTTTTCGCCGTTGTGGGCAAACTTTTCCGAATACGGCAATCCCAAGTATTTTGTCATCTTTCCGAATTTGGCGGCCAGGCTGCTACTCATGTTGCCCGCGCTGTTTATTTCCCCGTGGATGTTCGTTGCCGTTGCGCTTTTGTTTCAATTATTTATGGGCATCCAGGCGCCGGCATACGCGGCATTAATTCCGCGGATTTATCCCGCGGAATTGCGGGGCAGGCTGATGGGCAACGTGCGTGTGGCCGCCGTCGCGTTCATGATTCCGCTCGCGTATATCGTCGGCAAGTGGATCGATGTGTCAGGGCCGTCCGGCCCGTTTCTGTTTGCCGCGGTCACGGGGGCGGCATCTGTTCTCCTGTTTTTTCCCATGAAGGAAATCATTCCGACAGACCGGCCAAAACGAAAGACGCGGGAAAAATTGCGGCAAAAATTGGCCGATGTCAAGAAAAACAAACCGCTCGTCTTCTATTTGGCGGCAACCATGTTGACGGGGTTTGGCAATACGGTGGCTGCGCCGCTTTATCAAATCATGCAAGTGGACAAATTGCATTTGAGCAGCCTGGAAATCGGCTATACCCGTGTTACCTATTATGTATGCCTGTTGCTGGCGTATCTTGCGCTGGGCTGGGTGATCGACAAATTTTCCGCGCAACGCGCTTTGTTCATCGGTTACGGAGCATGTTCCAGCATTCCATTATTGTACGGATTAATCGGCAATTATCCGGCGGTGCTGGTCGGCTGCGGCTTGCAAGGCTTCAGCGACGCCACCTGGGATATCGTCGCGATGGCCAATATATTCCGGTTGGCGCCGGGCAAAGAAGCGTCCGTTTTCGGCATCTATTTGCTGTTGTTCGGCTTTCGCGGCACGATCGGCCCGCTTTTGAGCACCGGCCTCACGCATACCGTTTCGTTGCCTGTGATCCTTTTAGCCGCGGCGGCGCTATGTTGGAGCGGATTTTTCCTGCTGTTCAAAAATGAAAAAAAATTGCCGCGAACAGCTTCATTCGGCGTGTGA